GTCGGCATGTATTTGGCAATGAGCCGCCAGGCTGACCGCGAAGGATATCCCGAAGTTGCCGAAGCGTTCAAGCGCTACGCACTGGAAGAAGCGGATCATGCGTCCCGCTTTGCCGAACTGCTGGGAGAAGTCGTTACCTCCAGCACGAAGAAGAACCTCGAAATGCGCGCGGCAGCCGAAGCCGGTGCGTGCGAAGGAAAGCTGATGCTCGCCAAAAAGGCGAAAACGCTGAATTACGACGCCGTTCACGATACGGTACACGAAATGGCCAAAGACGAAGCGC
This sequence is a window from Treponema brennaborense DSM 12168. Protein-coding genes within it:
- a CDS encoding NADH peroxidase produces the protein MKQWVCSVCGYVHTGDNAPEFCPQCHATKDKFNERVETAGFADEHKIGIAKDLDSEVVQGLRDNFMGECSEVGMYLAMSRQADREGYPEVAEAFKRYALEEADHASRFAELLGEVVTSSTKKNLEMRAAAEAGACEGKLMLAKKAKTLNYDAVHDTVHEMAKDEARHGAGFKGLLARYFG